Part of the Allofrancisella frigidaquae genome is shown below.
TAACATAGCCAGCTATATTTGCCCAACAATTGCACCTGATTTTAGCTACTGGATATTTACTTACACCGTCATGCTCAATAAGTTCGCCATAATAGTGCTTACCAGATGCTCGCCACTCTGATAGTTCAGCCACTACCCAAAAACCATCATGGCCGAAACTTATTTCTATAGTGCTTTTTATCAGTTCTAAGAACTCACTTAGTTTTAGAGACTCTTGCATTTTCAACCAACTAAGTTTTTTTAACTATCTAGATTTTTACACTTCTATAATAAATAAACAAGAAAGTTTGAAGTGTTTTATCTAATGCTACAGAAAATACGCTAAGTAAAGAAAACTTTACTAGAAATAGTATAATATTATTTTTATTTACTTATAGTTTTTGACAGATTTTTCGATCTCTTTTTTAGCAAAAGCTGCGTTATCCCAACCTTCTACTTTTACCCATTTACCAGAATCTAAATCTTTATAATGAGTAAAGAAATGCTCTATTCTTTGCTTTAATGTTTCAGGTAGATCCTCTACATCATTGATATGATCATACTCTTTAGTTAACTTAGAGCTTGGTACAGCGACTATTTTAGCATCTACTCCACCATCATCTTCCATTTTAAAAACACCTACTGCTCTACAGTTAATCACGCAACCTACTACTAACGGATAAGGAGCTAAAACAAGCACATCTATTGGATCGCCGTCATCATATAATGTATTTGGTACAAAACCATAGTTACAAGGGTACCTCATAGTAGAAGACATAAATCTATCTACTACTATCATATTAGTATCTTTG
Proteins encoded:
- the ppa gene encoding inorganic diphosphatase, giving the protein MIKNIPCGKDVPNDFNVVIEIPQDSDPIKYEFCKDTNMIVVDRFMSSTMRYPCNYGFVPNTLYDDGDPIDVLVLAPYPLVVGCVINCRAVGVFKMEDDGGVDAKIVAVPSSKLTKEYDHINDVEDLPETLKQRIEHFFTHYKDLDSGKWVKVEGWDNAAFAKKEIEKSVKNYK